One region of Salvia miltiorrhiza cultivar Shanhuang (shh) chromosome 3, IMPLAD_Smil_shh, whole genome shotgun sequence genomic DNA includes:
- the LOC131015448 gene encoding uncharacterized protein LOC131015448: MATNAKSSNFAKLKPAVGDGPSSSKPRFDPSASKKKFIVGSIRNSAADSKNRSIFSGSSKMTKKTFTQTKDDKKTVTRTREKKVYSLPGQKFDVPEEREPLRIFYESLSKQIPSSEMAEFWLMEHGMLSPERARRAYEKKQRKQKQLRSGAPIKSPPPSTSSRPESSKKPQPVPKNGEVKAKKRIMEDSEDDDDFVLSHKRRRA, translated from the exons ATGGCCACAAATGCTAAATCGAGTAATTTCGCGAAACTGAAGCCCGCTGTTGGAGATGGGCCGTCTTCTTCAAAACCTAGATTTGATCCATCTGCATCGAAGAAGAAATTTATTGTGGGATCAATCAGGAATTCTGCTGCTGATTCCAAAAATAGATCCATTTTCAGCGGTAGCTCCAAAATG ACGAAGAAAACATTCACTCAAACGAAAGATGATAAGAAAACCGTGACTAGAACCAGAGAGAAGAAAGTGTATTCTTTGCCTGGCCAGAAATTTGATGTCCCCGAAGAG CGGGAGCCATTGAGAATATTTTACGAATCATTATCCAAGCAGATTCCTTCAAGTGAAATGGCTGAATTTTG GTTGATGGAACACGGCATGCTGTCACCTGAGAGAGCGAGGAGAGCTTACGAGAAGAAGCAGAGGAAGCAGAAACAGCTCCGTTCAGGTGCTCCCATAAAATCCCCGCCGCCCTCCACATCAAGTAGACCCGAGAGCTCCAAGAAGCCGCAGCCAGTTCCCAAGAATGGCGAAGTGAAAGCAAAGAAGCGGATAATGGAAGACAgcgaagatgatgatgatttcgTGCTAAGCCACAAGAGGAGAAGAGCTTGA